One Tunturibacter gelidoferens genomic region harbors:
- a CDS encoding TonB-dependent receptor, whose product MSSLLALLLALVGGISVSRAQTNRANLSGTVEDITGAKIPKAQVLITNVDTRISRTMVANDDGNYNASALVPGNYVVKVSAPGFAGETRKGVVLTVGEASLINFTLKLGSISQEVVVTESPSSVDVTSSQLSDSVSGHEMRELPLNGRSWTDLAALSPGVTVIQTQPPVSAPDRMKRGLGGQLSIAGGRPQQNSYLLDGININDYSNAGPGSVLGGNIGVDALQEFTVVTTNPTAQYGRTAAGVISAVTRSGTNVFHGSVYEFARNAALDARNYFDPAQKPDFSRNQFGASFGGPIQKEKTFIFGDYEGVRQNLGVSYIDTVPSPAARAGTLCVPSADGSNPCASTTHVTPDPAIVTFLNAFIPLPNTGNTQGDTGTFTFPAYQVTSENYFTIKVDRTFSAKDSVAVVYMYDNSPSQQPDAFNNVLTLSKTVRQAVSILETHLFSSATVNTAHIGFSRDNAGSPYAASAIKPAAADPQYGFQPGDSAGIVQVPGLTTFTGGVSAASPLLFRWNSFQGYDDVSHTAGKNNFTFGISLERIQDNQESSDAPGGNFSFPSLDAFITNQPQSFITTLPSTLTPRNLRQTIFGAYVQDDLRLTPYLTLNLGLRYETASVPYEINGKLSNLRVLQGDTPYLGNPYIKNPTFKNFQPKVGFAWDPFRDGNTSVRGAFGIYDVLPYIVEMGSGVDAAYPFAQDASTGVLPAGAFPTTAYDIVANNPASRNFYVLQYDPPRNYIMMWNLNVQRAIAKDTTLLVGYVGSRGVHNWYQTDDGNIVLPTTPDGKSYYWPTPIGSGTVVDPLVGQTLDARWNGNSYFHGLETQITQSPWHGLQGQLSYTWSRCIDTSSGSAASDQYRNSLNVDLYTAPQTHRGPCDTNIGQNLTINSIYNIPGDQSRHGIAGWATNGWQTGGIFTAASGAPFSVTIGGDPLGTNAAIPFDFPDRLKGCGKLTTGDPNGDINLKCFAFPNPVNRMGNAGRNELTGPRSINFDFSIYKNTPIERLGKDANLQLRAEIFNLMNHADFAAPTDHFQIYDGSGNAVPAAGQIDQTTFTSRQIQLAVKLTF is encoded by the coding sequence GTGTCCTCTCTGTTGGCGCTGCTTCTCGCGCTCGTCGGCGGCATTTCGGTATCCCGCGCACAGACTAACCGCGCAAACCTCTCCGGAACCGTTGAGGACATCACCGGAGCCAAGATTCCCAAGGCTCAGGTCCTCATCACCAACGTCGACACCCGAATAAGTCGGACCATGGTTGCAAACGATGACGGCAACTACAACGCGTCCGCCCTCGTCCCAGGCAACTACGTCGTTAAGGTCTCCGCACCTGGGTTCGCCGGCGAAACGCGCAAGGGTGTTGTGCTAACCGTCGGAGAGGCCTCACTCATCAACTTCACGCTAAAGCTTGGCAGCATCTCCCAGGAGGTCGTCGTCACAGAGAGCCCCTCGTCGGTCGACGTCACCAGCTCTCAACTTAGCGACTCCGTGAGCGGCCACGAGATGCGTGAGCTTCCCCTCAATGGCCGCTCCTGGACCGATCTCGCAGCCCTCTCCCCGGGCGTTACCGTCATCCAGACCCAGCCGCCAGTTAGCGCGCCCGACCGCATGAAGCGGGGTCTCGGCGGTCAGCTCAGCATCGCCGGAGGACGTCCCCAGCAGAACAGCTATCTCCTCGACGGAATCAACATCAATGACTACTCGAACGCAGGCCCTGGAAGTGTCCTCGGAGGGAACATCGGTGTGGACGCATTGCAGGAGTTCACAGTCGTCACCACCAACCCCACCGCCCAGTACGGCCGCACCGCAGCTGGAGTCATAAGCGCCGTAACTCGCTCGGGAACCAACGTCTTCCATGGAAGCGTCTACGAGTTTGCCCGCAACGCCGCCCTCGACGCCCGCAACTACTTTGATCCCGCCCAGAAGCCGGACTTCAGCCGCAATCAGTTCGGAGCCTCCTTTGGCGGCCCCATTCAGAAGGAAAAGACCTTCATCTTCGGCGACTATGAAGGCGTCCGTCAAAATCTTGGAGTCTCTTACATCGATACGGTCCCGTCCCCAGCCGCTCGCGCCGGAACCCTCTGCGTTCCCTCAGCCGACGGCTCTAACCCCTGCGCCTCCACTACTCACGTGACCCCCGACCCCGCCATCGTTACCTTCTTGAACGCCTTCATTCCTCTACCGAACACTGGAAACACCCAGGGCGACACCGGGACCTTCACCTTTCCTGCCTATCAGGTGACCAGTGAGAACTACTTCACGATCAAGGTTGACCGCACCTTTTCAGCAAAGGACAGCGTTGCCGTCGTCTACATGTACGACAACTCACCCAGCCAGCAGCCGGATGCCTTCAACAACGTCCTTACTCTCAGCAAAACAGTTCGCCAGGCAGTCTCGATCCTCGAGACGCACCTGTTCTCCTCAGCCACAGTCAATACCGCCCACATCGGCTTCAGCCGCGACAACGCTGGCTCCCCCTACGCCGCCTCCGCCATCAAGCCAGCTGCCGCCGACCCGCAGTACGGCTTTCAGCCTGGTGACAGCGCCGGAATCGTCCAGGTTCCCGGCCTCACTACCTTCACCGGAGGCGTGAGCGCTGCGAGCCCGCTTCTCTTTCGATGGAACTCCTTCCAGGGATACGACGACGTGTCTCACACGGCCGGTAAGAATAACTTCACCTTCGGCATCAGCCTCGAACGCATCCAGGACAACCAGGAGAGCTCCGATGCCCCCGGCGGCAACTTCTCCTTCCCATCTCTTGACGCCTTCATCACCAACCAGCCACAGTCTTTCATCACCACCCTGCCCTCCACCCTCACCCCGCGCAATCTGCGGCAAACCATCTTCGGAGCCTACGTCCAGGACGACCTCCGTCTGACCCCATACCTTACCCTCAACCTGGGCCTCCGGTATGAGACCGCCTCTGTCCCCTACGAGATCAATGGCAAGCTCTCCAACCTCCGCGTTCTCCAGGGCGATACTCCCTACCTGGGCAATCCCTATATCAAGAACCCAACCTTTAAGAACTTCCAGCCGAAGGTCGGCTTCGCCTGGGATCCCTTCCGCGATGGAAACACCTCGGTCCGCGGAGCCTTCGGAATCTACGACGTGCTCCCTTACATCGTCGAGATGGGCAGCGGCGTTGACGCGGCCTACCCCTTCGCCCAGGATGCCAGCACAGGAGTCCTCCCTGCAGGAGCCTTTCCAACCACCGCCTATGACATCGTCGCGAACAATCCAGCTAGCCGCAACTTCTACGTCCTCCAGTACGATCCTCCACGAAACTACATCATGATGTGGAATCTCAACGTCCAGCGTGCCATCGCCAAGGACACCACCTTGCTCGTCGGCTACGTCGGCTCTCGCGGTGTCCACAACTGGTACCAGACGGACGATGGAAATATCGTCCTCCCGACCACGCCGGATGGAAAGAGCTATTACTGGCCTACTCCCATCGGCAGCGGAACCGTCGTCGATCCTCTCGTTGGCCAAACCCTCGACGCACGCTGGAACGGTAACTCCTACTTCCACGGCCTGGAGACCCAAATCACCCAGTCTCCCTGGCATGGCCTTCAGGGTCAGCTCTCCTACACCTGGTCTCGTTGCATCGATACTAGTTCCGGCTCGGCAGCTTCTGATCAGTACAGGAACTCGCTTAATGTCGACCTCTACACCGCACCCCAAACCCATCGCGGCCCCTGCGACACAAACATCGGCCAGAACCTCACCATCAACTCGATCTACAACATTCCCGGAGACCAGTCCCGGCATGGCATCGCTGGATGGGCCACTAATGGTTGGCAGACCGGTGGCATCTTTACGGCGGCCAGTGGAGCTCCGTTCAGCGTCACCATCGGCGGAGATCCCCTTGGAACCAACGCCGCGATACCCTTCGACTTTCCCGACCGGCTCAAGGGCTGCGGCAAGCTCACCACCGGAGATCCGAACGGCGATATCAATCTCAAATGCTTTGCCTTCCCAAATCCTGTCAATCGCATGGGTAACGCCGGAAGAAATGAGCTCACAGGTCCGAGAAGCATAAACTTCGACTTCTCTATCTACAAGAACACGCCGATTGAGCGGCTCGGCAAAGACGCCAACCTGCAACTTCGGGCAGAGATCTTCAACTTGATGAACCACGCCGACTTCGCTGCACCCACAGACCACTTCCAAATCTACGATGGGTCAGGAAACGCCGTTCCTGCCGCCGGTCAGATCGACCAGACCACCTTCACCTCAAGGCAAATCCAGTTAGCAGTCAAGCTGACCTTCTGA